The genomic stretch TTTATAGAGTAGAGACCAGCCGAAGCAGAAGACAGGGTGGTTCAGGATTAGGGCTAGCCATTGTGAAGCACATCCTGGAGGCTCATAACGAAAATATTACGGTAGAAAGTGTTTACCTGGAAGGCACAAAATTCAGTTTTATGCTCGAGAAAAGTAAATGATTTTGCGAAATGTAAGGAAAAAAAAGTTTCTAAAAAATTATTAAATATTTTTTGTAAAATCTCATTTATTATATATTTGCAACAAGAATTTATCACAATAAATAAGGCAAAAAGTAATTGAAATACTGATATGGTTTACAAAATCCGTGTAATATTAGATACGAAAGAAGACATTTTCCGAGATGTAGAAATCAAAGGAAAACAAACACTCTGGAACTTACATTTGGGAATTAAAAGTGCATTCAACCTTAGTGGAGATGAGCTGTCTACTTTTAATCTTCTCGAAGAAGATGGTACTGTTGTAAAAAGCGTACCACTGGAAGATATGAGTGATGATGGTGATGGCGAAATTATGTCAGATGTATACATCGATGAAGCATTTGAGTCAGCAGGAGACAAAGCGCAGTTCCAGTACGGTCTGCTTGATCTTTGGGAATTTTTCTGCGAATTGGTAGAAGTTGTAGACGAAACGAAAGGTGTAAACTACCCGATTACAACGTACAGATTCGGAAATGCTCCTTTAAAAGCTCCGGGTAAAAACGGAAGCGCCGGAGGATCAAAAAACAAAAAATCTGCAATGCCTTTATTGGATGATGATTTCAGTTTTGATGATGATTTCGTAAGTGGTAGCAGCTTTGAAGATGAAGATGACAATTTCGATGACGATGAAGAAGATGACTATAATGATGATGTTTTCGATGAAGAAGACGATGACAACGAAAGATAAATAAAATACAGCCCTGAACTAAAATTCAGGGTTTTTCGTTTTAAATAATATGACTTAATTCATAATTTTTAGCAGGAAATTACAGTCTTCAACTTTTTTTCCTTTGGTTTTAAGAGAAAAAGAGATTTTCAAGAAAATAGACATAATCAACTCGTTTAAATATTTTTAAAACTCAATTTCTTATTTTTGCTAAATAAATTCAGCTTAAAACTTATAAAGGAAATAGAAAAATTTCATTTATCTAAAAAATGACAATGAATATGGATGTACCTCAGGAATGGAAACACACCACCAATATATATGAAGTTAACGTAAGACAATATACTAAGGAAGGCACTTTCAGAGCATTTGAAAAAGAAATGCCGCGTCTGAAAAACATGGGTGTTAAAACATTATGGTTTATGCCGATTACTCCCATTGCTCAGAAAAATAAAAAAGGAAGTTTAGGAAGTCCTTATGCAGCTGCAGATTTCACATCAATCAATCCAGAGTTTGGGACGATGGATGATTTCAAACATTTGGTGAATGAAGCGCATCGTTTAGGTTTTAAAGTAATCATCGACTGGGTTGCCAATCACACAGGCTGGGACCATGTTTGGACGAAAACGGATCCTGAATTTTACCTGAAAGAAAATGGCGATTTCAAAATGGCATCCGGAATGGATGATATTATCGAGCTTGATTATGAAAATCAGGAAATGAGGAAAGCGATGATTGATGCGATGAAGTTTTGGATCGAAGAAACCAATATTGATGGTTTCAGATGCGATCTGGCTTCTTGGGTGACGGTAGATTTTTGGGAAGAAGCAAGACCTGAAGTTGAAAAAATAAAACCTCTTTTCTGGATTGGTGAATTTGATGAATTAGAAAGTCCGGAACATGGTAAAGTGTTTGACGCCAGTTATTCTTGGAAATGGATGCACAAATCTGCTGAATTTTATAAAGACAATCAGCCGATTCAAGAGCTTGTAGATCTGCTGAGAAAATATTCTCAAATAGGAGATTCCTCTATGAGAGCGTGGTTTACCACCAATCATGATGAAAATTCCTGGAACGGAACAGAGTACGAAAAGTACGGCGATATTACAAAAGCAATGGCTGTATTCTCAGCGACTTGGAATGGTATTCCGTTATTGTATTCCGGGCAGGAACTTCCTAATCACAAAAGATTAGAATTTTTTGAAAAAGATCCGATAGAATGGACGAATGACTGTAAAATGGCTGATTTTTATAAGACTTTGTTGAATCTGAAATCTTCAAACCCAGCTTTAAGAGGTGGTGATTCAAATGTGGTCACTTATCTTTTAAACACTTCAGCGAATGATAAAATTTTTGCTTACATCAGAAAAAATAAGTGGAATGAAGTGTTAGTAGTGCTCAATTTTTCAAAAGAAAACGTTGAATTTACTATTGATGATGAAAATGTGTCTGGAATTTTTAAAAATATTTTTGATGGTACCAAAAGAGATTTCAACACGGGTAAAAACTTCAGTTTTAAAGTTTCCGATTACGCTGTTTTTGAAAAATAAATTTGCATAAAAGTTATAGATAAGTTTTTCTTTTAAGATTAAATCAAAATACATAACTTTAAAAATCTTATGAATACGAGCGGGCTTTAGCCCGCTTTTTAATGAATTAAAGAAAAGACTTTAGCTAAAATTTAATATGAACAAATCTTCACTTTTAGATATTATTAAATCAAAATTATCTGAAAAAATCCAAACTTTAGAGAAACTGATTGCTGAAACCCGAGCTTCAAGCAACGATACCAAAAGTTCGATGGGCGACAAATACGAAACCGGAAGAGAAATGCTTCAGCAGGAAATCAATAATCTGCAAATTCAGTTGAATGAAGTTTTGAAACAGCAGGATTTTCTGAAAACAGTACTTCCAAAACAATCTGACAAAGCAGAAAAAGGAGCGATTGTAAAAACGGAAAAAGGATTGTTTTTTATTTCGGTTTCTTTAGGTGAAATTACTTGTGAAAATCAAAAAATCATCTGTATTTCTCCGGAATCTCCATTGGCAAAAGCAATGTTTGGGAAGCAGGAAAATGAATGTTTCTCGTTGAATAATATAAATCAGAAAATTATTGAGATTCAGTAGTTTTTAACTTTAAAACATATCATTGATTCGAAAAGAAACATTTGTGAATTTATTAACTTTTAAAAACACTTCTTTGCATAATTTTTGTTGATTTAATATCATAATTAAATACATCATTTGTTATGAAAATTTTAGACAATAAAGTAGCATTGGTTACAGGGGCAGGTTCAGGAATTGGTCTTGCTATCGCAAAATTATACGCTAAAGAAGGCGCAAAAGTTATCGTTTCCGATATTAACGAAGAACACGGAAAATCTGCAGTTAAAGAAATAAAATCAGCAGGTGGCGAAGCAACTTTTGTTAAAGCCGACACTTCAAATCCTGAACAGGTGGAAGCTTTGGTAAAAGCAACAGTTGAAACGTACGGAAGATTAGATATTGCCTGTAATAATGCCGGAATTGGTGGTGAAACGAATCAAACTGGAGATTACAGTCTTGATGGATGGAAAAAAGTGATCGATATTAATCTTGATGGTGTTTTCTACGGTTGCAAATATGAATTGACACAAATGGAGAAAAATGGAGGCGGGGTTATTGTAAACATCGCATCAATCCATGGATCTGTTGCAGCACCATTATCATCAGCTTATACTTCGACGAAGCATGCTGTTGTTGGTTTAACAAAAAATATCGGCGCAGAATACGGTCAAAAAAACATTCGTTGTAATGCAGTTGGACCTGGTTATATTGATACTCCTCTTTTGAATCAGTTGGATGCTGAGCATAAAAAAGCATTGATTGCCAAACATCCGATGGGAAGATTGGGTACATCAGAAGAAGTTGCCGAATTGGTTCTTTTCCTAAGTTCTGAAAAATCATCTTTTATGACGGGAGGTTATTATTTGGTTGATGGTGGCTATACCGCAGTTTAATATTTCGAAAAATAAAAATGTTCAAGCATTCATTTTTATGGATGCTTTTTTTTGATAGAAAATTAGAATCGTATTGATATGCTAACTTTAAGTTTTAAATGAAGATTTTAAACTTTGTTTTTTTTAAATTTGAAGCTGATAATTTTCACAATGCAAAACTACCTCGATTTACTCCAGCATATTTTAGATAACGGAACCGATAAAACCGACAGAACAGGAACAGGAACACGAAGTGTTTTTGGATACCAGTTGCGTTATGATTTGTCAAAAGGATTTCCTTTGGTTACAACTAAAAAGGTTCATTTGAAATCTATTATTTATGAATTGCTTTGGTTTATTAAAGGTGATACCAATATTAAGTATCTCACTGATAATGGAGTCTCTATCTGGAACGAATGGGCAGATGAAAATGGCGATTTAGGTCCTGTTTATGGTGCACAATGGAGAAGCTGGAATGGTGCCGACGGAAAAGTAGTTGACCAATTTTCTGAAGTAATCGAACAGATCAAAACAAATCCTGATTCCAGAAGATTAATTGTCTCTGCGTGGAATGCAGCTGAAATTCCGAATATGGCTTTGGCGCCTTGTCATGCTTTATTTCAGTTTTATGTCGCAGATGGAAAATTGTCGCTTCAATTGTACCAAAGAAGTGCCGATGTTTTCCTGGGAGTTCCTTTTAATATTGCAAGTTATGCGCTTTTATTAATGATGGTTGCTCAGGTTACCGGATTAGAAGTTGGTGATTATGTGC from Chryseobacterium indoltheticum encodes the following:
- a CDS encoding IS1096 element passenger TnpR family protein yields the protein MVYKIRVILDTKEDIFRDVEIKGKQTLWNLHLGIKSAFNLSGDELSTFNLLEEDGTVVKSVPLEDMSDDGDGEIMSDVYIDEAFESAGDKAQFQYGLLDLWEFFCELVEVVDETKGVNYPITTYRFGNAPLKAPGKNGSAGGSKNKKSAMPLLDDDFSFDDDFVSGSSFEDEDDNFDDDEEDDYNDDVFDEEDDDNER
- a CDS encoding alpha-amylase family glycosyl hydrolase, translating into MNMDVPQEWKHTTNIYEVNVRQYTKEGTFRAFEKEMPRLKNMGVKTLWFMPITPIAQKNKKGSLGSPYAAADFTSINPEFGTMDDFKHLVNEAHRLGFKVIIDWVANHTGWDHVWTKTDPEFYLKENGDFKMASGMDDIIELDYENQEMRKAMIDAMKFWIEETNIDGFRCDLASWVTVDFWEEARPEVEKIKPLFWIGEFDELESPEHGKVFDASYSWKWMHKSAEFYKDNQPIQELVDLLRKYSQIGDSSMRAWFTTNHDENSWNGTEYEKYGDITKAMAVFSATWNGIPLLYSGQELPNHKRLEFFEKDPIEWTNDCKMADFYKTLLNLKSSNPALRGGDSNVVTYLLNTSANDKIFAYIRKNKWNEVLVVLNFSKENVEFTIDDENVSGIFKNIFDGTKRDFNTGKNFSFKVSDYAVFEK
- a CDS encoding SDR family NAD(P)-dependent oxidoreductase; amino-acid sequence: MKILDNKVALVTGAGSGIGLAIAKLYAKEGAKVIVSDINEEHGKSAVKEIKSAGGEATFVKADTSNPEQVEALVKATVETYGRLDIACNNAGIGGETNQTGDYSLDGWKKVIDINLDGVFYGCKYELTQMEKNGGGVIVNIASIHGSVAAPLSSAYTSTKHAVVGLTKNIGAEYGQKNIRCNAVGPGYIDTPLLNQLDAEHKKALIAKHPMGRLGTSEEVAELVLFLSSEKSSFMTGGYYLVDGGYTAV
- a CDS encoding thymidylate synthase, translating into MQNYLDLLQHILDNGTDKTDRTGTGTRSVFGYQLRYDLSKGFPLVTTKKVHLKSIIYELLWFIKGDTNIKYLTDNGVSIWNEWADENGDLGPVYGAQWRSWNGADGKVVDQFSEVIEQIKTNPDSRRLIVSAWNAAEIPNMALAPCHALFQFYVADGKLSLQLYQRSADVFLGVPFNIASYALLLMMVAQVTGLEVGDYVHTFGDVHIYNNHFEQVNKQLSRETRPLPTMKLNPEIKDIFDFNFEDFTLENYDPHPGIKAPVAI